Proteins co-encoded in one Marinobacter qingdaonensis genomic window:
- a CDS encoding YhdH/YhfP family quinone oxidoreductase — protein sequence MTANTEYKAWRVEEQDGAYVGREQTLNTADLPDGEVLIRVSHSSLNYKDALSASGNKGVTRSYPHTPGVDAAGEVVESAVANFTPGSQVIVTGFDLGMNTDGGFGEFIRVPAAWCVPMPAGWNARTAMIYGTAGLTAGLCVQKLLTMGAAPEQGPVAVSGASGAVGSVAVELLAKLGFDVVAISGKAEHEAELKRLGANEVVGRDALAESKKPLVKPVFANAVDTVGGNPLAELLKQIQPGGSVACCGLVAGPQLPTTVLPFILRGVNLLGVDSVEIPLADKRQVWGKLSQDWACTATEASARDIGRGELDSALKAFLEGASAGKIVLDHQR from the coding sequence ATGACAGCGAACACCGAGTACAAAGCCTGGCGGGTTGAAGAGCAGGACGGCGCCTACGTCGGCCGCGAGCAGACCCTGAACACCGCGGACCTGCCGGATGGCGAGGTACTGATTCGGGTTTCCCACTCCTCCCTGAATTACAAGGACGCGCTGTCGGCGTCCGGTAACAAGGGGGTGACCCGCAGCTATCCCCATACCCCGGGCGTCGATGCCGCCGGAGAGGTGGTCGAGTCAGCGGTGGCCAACTTCACCCCGGGTAGCCAGGTGATCGTGACCGGTTTTGACCTGGGGATGAACACCGATGGCGGGTTCGGCGAATTCATCCGGGTGCCGGCGGCCTGGTGCGTGCCCATGCCGGCGGGCTGGAATGCCCGGACCGCCATGATCTATGGCACGGCGGGCCTGACCGCCGGTCTTTGCGTCCAGAAGCTGTTGACCATGGGCGCCGCCCCCGAGCAAGGGCCGGTGGCGGTTTCCGGTGCCAGCGGTGCGGTTGGCAGTGTCGCGGTGGAGCTGCTGGCCAAGCTGGGCTTCGACGTCGTGGCCATCAGCGGCAAAGCCGAGCACGAAGCCGAACTCAAGCGGCTGGGCGCGAACGAGGTGGTCGGTCGCGACGCCCTGGCGGAATCCAAGAAGCCGCTGGTGAAACCGGTCTTTGCCAATGCCGTGGATACCGTGGGTGGTAATCCGCTGGCAGAGCTGCTGAAGCAGATCCAGCCCGGTGGTTCGGTGGCCTGCTGTGGCCTGGTTGCCGGCCCGCAGCTGCCAACCACGGTCTTGCCGTTCATTCTGCGCGGGGTCAATCTGCTCGGCGTCGACTCGGTGGAAATCCCCCTGGCGGACAAGCGCCAGGTCTGGGGCAAGCTGTCTCAGGATTGGGCCTGCACGGCCACCGAGGCATCGGCCCGGGACATCGGTCGGGGTGAGCTGGACTCGGCCCTGAAAGCGTTTCTCGAGGGGGCCTCGGCCGGTAAGATCGTACTCGATCACCAGCGCTGA
- a CDS encoding DUF934 domain-containing protein, whose protein sequence is MPEVISHDGSIRQDDWLVVARPAEGESLDIPAQQNALIPADLWVAGYEHFAGRADIGVWFDSHDEPEILADKVNELPVIAVNFPKFSDGRGYSIARLLRERFGYSNELRAIGDVLLDQLQFMKRCGFDSYALRPDKDINKAARCLNFFSQGYQAATDTDQPLFRRRAS, encoded by the coding sequence ATGCCTGAAGTAATTTCCCACGATGGCAGCATCCGTCAGGATGACTGGCTGGTTGTTGCCCGGCCGGCGGAAGGCGAGTCGCTGGACATTCCGGCCCAGCAGAACGCCCTGATCCCGGCCGACCTCTGGGTTGCCGGTTACGAGCACTTTGCCGGTCGCGCCGACATCGGCGTCTGGTTCGACAGCCACGACGAGCCCGAGATCCTGGCCGACAAGGTCAACGAGCTGCCGGTGATCGCCGTCAATTTCCCCAAGTTCAGCGACGGACGCGGCTACAGCATCGCCCGGCTGCTGCGCGAACGTTTTGGTTACAGCAACGAGCTGCGCGCCATTGGCGACGTGCTGCTGGACCAGCTTCAGTTCATGAAGCGTTGCGGTTTCGACAGCTACGCCCTGCGTCCGGACAAGGACATCAACAAGGCGGCCCGCTGCCTGAACTTCTTCAGCCAGGGCTACCAGGCGGCGACCGACACGGATCAACCCCTGTTCCGGCGTCGCGCGTCCTGA
- a CDS encoding nitrite/sulfite reductase, producing the protein MYVYDEHDRQIAAERVAQFRDQTERALAGELAEEEFLPLRLQNGLYVQRLAPMLRIAVPYGMLRSDQLRRLARISRDYDKGYAHFTTRQNVQLNWPELEDVPDILSELAEVEMHANQTSGNCIRNTTTDQFSGVQSDEIADPRPYCEIIRQWSTFHPEFAFLPRKFKVAVNASEKTDRAAIQVHDIGLQMVRNDAGELGFRVHVGGGLGRTPMVGPVIREFLPELDLLTYLEAVLRVYNRYGRRDNKFKARIKILVKALTPEGFAEKVEAEWEHIKDSPTRLTPDAIDRIQGFFTEPAYAALDNATDLLAKQRFENRDFDQWLSHNVDTHKKPGYAIVTLTIKETGTPPGDVTDRQLEQIADLADQYSFGEVRVTHQQNVVLADVRQDQLFELWQALVPKGFGTANLNTLTDVICCPGGDYCALANAKSIPVAEAIQRRFDDLDFLYDLGNIDLNISGCMNACGHHHVGNIGVLGVDKKGEEFYQISLGGSSHHDATIGKILGPSFAREDMPDVIAKIIDVYVDKRTEEETFLDTYRRVGIDPFKERVYA; encoded by the coding sequence ATGTACGTATACGATGAACACGATCGGCAAATTGCCGCCGAACGGGTTGCCCAATTCCGGGATCAAACCGAGCGAGCCCTGGCCGGTGAGCTTGCCGAGGAAGAATTTCTCCCGCTGCGCCTGCAGAACGGGCTCTACGTTCAGCGTCTGGCGCCCATGCTGCGGATTGCCGTGCCTTACGGCATGCTGCGCTCTGATCAGTTGCGCCGCCTGGCCCGCATCAGCCGGGATTACGACAAGGGCTACGCCCATTTCACCACCCGGCAGAACGTTCAGCTGAACTGGCCGGAACTGGAAGATGTGCCTGACATTCTGTCGGAACTGGCGGAAGTGGAAATGCACGCCAACCAGACCAGCGGCAATTGCATCCGTAACACCACCACCGATCAGTTTTCCGGCGTTCAGTCGGATGAAATCGCCGATCCTCGGCCCTACTGCGAGATCATCCGCCAGTGGTCGACCTTCCATCCGGAATTCGCGTTTCTGCCACGGAAGTTCAAGGTCGCGGTGAACGCGTCCGAGAAAACCGACCGCGCCGCCATTCAGGTCCACGACATCGGCCTGCAGATGGTTCGCAACGACGCCGGCGAACTCGGTTTCCGGGTGCACGTGGGCGGCGGCCTGGGCCGTACCCCGATGGTTGGGCCGGTAATCCGGGAGTTCCTGCCGGAACTGGACCTGCTGACCTATCTGGAAGCGGTACTGCGGGTGTACAACCGCTACGGCCGTCGCGACAACAAGTTCAAGGCCCGGATCAAGATCCTGGTCAAGGCCCTGACCCCGGAAGGCTTCGCCGAGAAGGTCGAGGCTGAGTGGGAGCATATAAAGGACTCCCCGACCCGGCTGACCCCGGACGCCATTGACCGAATCCAGGGCTTCTTCACCGAGCCGGCCTACGCCGCTCTGGATAATGCCACCGACCTGCTGGCCAAGCAGCGCTTCGAGAACCGGGACTTTGACCAGTGGCTGAGCCACAACGTCGATACCCACAAAAAGCCCGGGTACGCCATCGTAACCCTGACCATCAAGGAAACCGGCACACCGCCGGGCGACGTCACCGATCGCCAGCTGGAACAGATTGCCGATCTGGCGGACCAGTACAGCTTCGGCGAGGTGCGGGTTACCCACCAGCAGAACGTCGTGCTGGCCGACGTGCGTCAGGATCAGCTGTTTGAACTCTGGCAGGCCCTGGTGCCCAAAGGGTTTGGCACCGCCAACCTGAACACTCTGACCGACGTGATCTGCTGCCCCGGTGGCGACTACTGCGCCCTGGCCAACGCCAAATCGATTCCGGTGGCGGAAGCCATCCAGCGCCGCTTTGACGACCTGGACTTCCTGTACGACCTGGGCAACATCGACCTGAACATCTCCGGTTGCATGAACGCCTGTGGCCACCACCACGTAGGCAACATTGGCGTGCTGGGGGTCGACAAGAAAGGCGAGGAGTTCTACCAGATCAGCCTGGGCGGTTCGTCCCACCACGACGCCACCATTGGCAAGATTCTCGGGCCGTCGTTCGCCCGCGAGGACATGCCGGACGTCATCGCCAAAATCATTGATGTGTACGTCGACAAGCGGACCGAGGAAGAAACCTTCCTCGACACCTACCGTCGCGTTGGAATTGATCCTTTCAAGGAGCGGGTCTATGCCTGA
- a CDS encoding DUF2970 domain-containing protein, producing the protein MTGQSKTDDKQHRTSPGVLKVMQSILAGAFGVQSDKRREEDFSSHSPWPYIIAGVLFTAGFVVGLILIVQMVLANQ; encoded by the coding sequence ATGACCGGCCAATCCAAGACCGACGACAAGCAACACCGGACCAGTCCCGGGGTTCTGAAAGTCATGCAGAGTATTCTCGCCGGCGCGTTCGGCGTCCAGTCGGACAAGCGCCGGGAAGAGGATTTCTCAAGCCACAGCCCCTGGCCCTATATCATCGCCGGGGTGCTGTTCACCGCAGGCTTTGTGGTGGGGCTGATTCTGATCGTGCAGATGGTGCTGGCGAACCAGTAA
- the metH gene encoding methionine synthase — protein MTDRNTRLEQLHKALQERIVVLDGGMGTMIQNLKLDEQAFRGDRFADYDREVQGNNDLLNLTQPALLRTIHADYLDAGADIIETNTFNSTQLSQADYGLESIAKELNVAAAQLARDVADEFTARNPDKPRFVAGAVGPTSRTASISPDVNNPGYRNVDFQTLVDNYYEAVEGLVEGGCDLILIETIFDTLNAKAAIYATQQYFEDAGVELPIMISGTITDASGRTLSGQTTEAFWNSVAHAKPISVGLNCALGADALRPYVEELSAKAETFVSAHPNAGLPNEFGEYDQTPEEMAEIIEGFARDGFLNIIGGCCGSRPDHIEAIANAVAKYPPRAIPDRKKALRLSGLEPFTGDENTLFINVGERTNVTGSKRFLRLIKEEQYEEALSVARDQVENGAQIIDINMDEGMLESKDVMVTFLNLVASEPDISRVPIMIDSSKWEVIEAGLRCIQGKAVVNSISLKEGEDEFIKRARDCMRYGAAVVVMAFDEQGQADTYERKTEICQRSYEVLTGIGFNPADIIFDPNIFAIATGIEEHNNYAVDFIEATRWIKTNLPHASISGGVSNVSFSFRGNDVVREAIHSVFLYHAIKAGMNMGIVNPGQLVIYDEIDPELKERVEDVVLNRRDDATDRLLEIAERFKGKGGKTQEEDLAWREWPVKKRLEHALVKGITTYIVEDTEACRLNASRPIEVIEGPLMAGMNVVGDLFGDGKMFLPQVVKSARVMKQAVAHLIPFIEAEKTEDQKAKGKILMATVKGDVHDIGKNIVGVVLQCNNYEVIDLGVMVPCDKILETAKAENVDIIGLSGLITPSLDEMVHVAREMQRLDFNIPLMIGGATTSKAHTAVKIEPQYKNDIALYVSDASRCVNVASQLLSSTGKPNLVDAARTEYDEIRERRKNRGERTKLVSLDQARERAPSIDFTDYTPPKPAFTGIKVFDDYDLNELVDYIDWTPFFISWDMSGKYPGIFDDPKRGEAARTLFDDAQKILRQMIDQKRVKARGVIGFWPAHRRGDDIVVYRDDSLSEELTTLHHLRQQDEKAPGKPMMALSDFVAPEGSEQIDYVGGFAVTTGIGAEEFSLEFKDRNDDYNAIMVKALADRLAEAFAERMHERVRKEFWGYASEEGLSNEDLIKERYRGIRPAPGYPACPEHTEKGTLFELLEATATTGIELTEHFAMFPAAAVSGWYFAHPQAKYFAVGKIGADQVEDYAERKGVTKAEAERWLAPSLAYDPAE, from the coding sequence ATGACCGATCGCAACACCCGTCTGGAACAACTCCACAAGGCCTTGCAAGAGCGCATCGTGGTCCTTGATGGCGGTATGGGCACCATGATCCAGAACCTGAAGCTGGACGAACAGGCGTTCCGCGGCGATCGGTTTGCCGACTACGATCGGGAAGTCCAGGGCAACAACGACCTGCTCAACCTGACCCAACCCGCCCTGCTCCGCACCATTCACGCCGATTACCTGGACGCCGGCGCCGACATCATCGAGACCAACACCTTCAACTCCACCCAGTTGTCCCAGGCGGATTACGGCCTGGAGTCGATTGCCAAGGAATTGAACGTGGCGGCGGCGCAACTGGCCCGCGACGTTGCCGACGAGTTCACCGCCCGCAATCCGGACAAGCCGCGCTTCGTGGCCGGCGCGGTTGGGCCGACGTCACGCACCGCCTCCATCTCGCCGGACGTCAACAACCCGGGCTACCGCAATGTGGATTTCCAGACTCTGGTGGACAACTACTACGAGGCGGTGGAAGGCCTGGTCGAGGGCGGCTGTGACCTGATCCTGATCGAGACCATTTTTGACACCCTGAACGCCAAAGCCGCCATCTACGCGACCCAGCAGTACTTCGAAGACGCCGGCGTCGAGCTGCCGATCATGATTTCCGGCACCATCACCGATGCCTCCGGTCGCACCCTCTCCGGTCAGACCACAGAAGCATTCTGGAACTCGGTCGCCCACGCCAAGCCAATTTCGGTCGGCCTGAACTGCGCCCTGGGTGCCGACGCCCTGCGTCCTTATGTAGAAGAGCTGTCGGCCAAGGCCGAAACCTTCGTCAGCGCGCACCCCAACGCCGGTCTGCCCAACGAATTTGGCGAATACGACCAGACGCCCGAGGAGATGGCCGAGATCATCGAGGGCTTCGCCCGGGACGGCTTCCTTAACATCATCGGGGGCTGCTGCGGCTCTCGCCCCGACCACATCGAAGCCATCGCCAACGCCGTTGCCAAATACCCACCGCGCGCGATCCCCGACCGCAAAAAGGCCCTGCGCCTGTCCGGGCTGGAGCCCTTCACCGGCGACGAGAACACCCTGTTCATCAACGTGGGTGAGCGCACCAACGTCACCGGCTCCAAGCGCTTCCTGCGCCTGATCAAGGAAGAGCAGTACGAGGAAGCCCTGAGCGTGGCCCGGGACCAGGTGGAAAACGGCGCCCAGATCATCGACATCAACATGGACGAGGGCATGCTCGAGTCCAAAGATGTCATGGTGACCTTCCTGAACCTGGTGGCCTCGGAGCCGGACATCTCCCGGGTACCGATCATGATCGACTCCTCCAAGTGGGAGGTGATCGAAGCCGGCCTGCGCTGCATTCAGGGCAAAGCCGTGGTGAACTCCATCAGCCTGAAGGAAGGCGAGGACGAGTTCATCAAGCGTGCCCGGGACTGCATGCGCTATGGTGCCGCCGTGGTGGTCATGGCCTTTGACGAGCAGGGCCAGGCCGACACTTACGAGCGCAAGACCGAGATCTGCCAGCGCTCCTACGAGGTGTTGACTGGCATTGGCTTCAACCCGGCCGACATCATTTTTGACCCCAACATCTTCGCCATCGCCACCGGGATCGAGGAGCACAACAACTACGCCGTCGATTTCATCGAGGCGACCCGCTGGATCAAGACCAACCTGCCCCACGCCTCCATTTCCGGTGGCGTCAGTAACGTGTCTTTCTCGTTCCGGGGCAACGACGTGGTGCGCGAGGCCATCCACTCGGTGTTCCTCTACCACGCCATCAAGGCCGGCATGAACATGGGGATCGTGAACCCGGGCCAGCTGGTGATCTACGATGAGATTGACCCCGAGCTTAAGGAGCGGGTCGAGGACGTGGTCCTCAACCGTCGGGACGACGCCACCGACCGGCTGCTGGAGATTGCCGAGCGCTTCAAGGGCAAAGGTGGCAAGACCCAGGAAGAGGACCTGGCCTGGCGCGAGTGGCCGGTGAAAAAGCGGCTCGAGCATGCGCTGGTCAAGGGCATCACCACCTACATCGTCGAGGACACCGAGGCCTGCCGGCTGAATGCCAGCCGTCCCATCGAGGTCATCGAAGGCCCGCTGATGGCCGGCATGAACGTGGTTGGCGACCTGTTTGGCGACGGCAAGATGTTCCTGCCCCAGGTCGTCAAGAGCGCCCGGGTCATGAAACAGGCGGTGGCCCACCTGATTCCGTTCATTGAGGCGGAAAAGACCGAGGACCAGAAGGCCAAGGGCAAGATTCTCATGGCCACCGTTAAAGGCGACGTACACGATATCGGCAAGAACATCGTCGGCGTGGTCCTGCAGTGTAACAACTACGAGGTCATCGACCTGGGCGTGATGGTGCCCTGCGACAAGATCCTGGAGACTGCGAAAGCGGAGAACGTCGACATCATCGGGCTCAGCGGCCTGATTACCCCATCCCTGGACGAGATGGTCCACGTGGCCCGGGAAATGCAGCGGCTCGACTTCAATATTCCGCTGATGATCGGTGGCGCCACCACCTCCAAGGCGCACACTGCCGTCAAGATTGAACCTCAGTACAAGAACGACATTGCACTGTACGTGTCCGATGCCTCCCGCTGCGTCAACGTGGCCTCCCAGCTGCTGAGTTCCACCGGCAAGCCCAATTTGGTGGATGCCGCCCGCACTGAGTACGATGAAATTCGCGAGCGCCGCAAGAACCGGGGCGAGCGCACCAAGCTGGTGTCCCTGGACCAGGCCCGCGAACGTGCCCCGAGCATCGACTTTACCGACTACACACCGCCCAAGCCCGCGTTCACCGGGATCAAGGTCTTTGACGACTATGACCTGAACGAGCTGGTGGACTACATCGACTGGACTCCCTTCTTCATCTCCTGGGACATGTCCGGCAAGTACCCCGGTATTTTCGACGACCCCAAGCGTGGCGAAGCCGCGCGCACGCTGTTTGACGACGCTCAGAAGATCCTGCGACAGATGATCGACCAGAAACGGGTCAAGGCCCGCGGCGTGATCGGCTTCTGGCCGGCCCATCGGCGTGGCGACGACATCGTTGTGTACCGGGACGACAGCCTGAGCGAGGAACTCACCACCCTGCACCACCTGCGCCAGCAGGACGAGAAAGCACCGGGCAAGCCGATGATGGCATTGTCCGACTTTGTCGCCCCGGAGGGTTCGGAGCAGATCGATTACGTGGGCGGTTTCGCGGTGACCACCGGCATTGGCGCCGAGGAGTTTTCCCTGGAATTCAAGGATCGCAACGACGACTACAACGCGATCATGGTCAAGGCCCTGGCCGACCGGCTCGCGGAGGCCTTCGCCGAGCGCATGCACGAGCGGGTCCGGAAGGAATTCTGGGGTTATGCTTCCGAAGAAGGCCTGAGCAACGAGGATCTGATCAAGGAACGCTACCGGGGCATTCGTCCGGCGCCGGGCTATCCGGCCTGTCCTGAGCACACCGAAAAGGGAACCCTGTTCGAATTGCTGGAAGCGACCGCCACGACCGGCATTGAGTTGACCGAGCATTTCGCGATGTTCCCGGCCGCGGCTGTATCCGGCTGGTACTTCGCCCACCCCCAGGCAAAATACTTTGCGGTCGGGAAAATTGGCGCAGACCAGGTGGAAGACTATGCTGAACGCAAAGGCGTCACCAAAGCGGAAGCGGAACGCTGGCTGGCACCGAGCCTGGCCTACGATCCTGCGGAGTGA
- the nfuA gene encoding Fe-S biogenesis protein NfuA: MALVTVTDPARDYLAQLIDKQDVEGMGVRIFVTQPGTKNAETCLAYCPPNEVVPTDEQLDLGKFTLYLDHNSVPFLEEAFVDYSKDQMGGQLTIKAPNAKVPKVDDDAPLPDRVNYVLASEINPNLAAHGGDVSLVEIVDESVAVLRFGGGCQGCSAVSLTLKQGVETTLKERVPEITAVRDVTDHSNTENAYYQ, from the coding sequence ATGGCACTGGTTACTGTGACAGATCCCGCACGGGATTATCTTGCGCAACTGATCGACAAGCAGGATGTAGAAGGCATGGGCGTTCGTATCTTCGTGACCCAGCCCGGCACCAAGAACGCCGAGACCTGTCTGGCCTACTGCCCGCCCAACGAAGTGGTTCCCACCGACGAGCAGCTGGACCTGGGCAAGTTCACCCTGTACCTGGACCACAACTCGGTTCCGTTCCTTGAGGAAGCCTTCGTTGACTACTCCAAGGACCAGATGGGCGGTCAATTGACCATCAAGGCGCCCAACGCCAAGGTTCCCAAGGTGGACGACGACGCGCCTCTACCGGACCGGGTCAACTACGTCCTGGCTTCGGAAATCAATCCCAACCTGGCGGCCCACGGCGGTGACGTGTCGCTGGTGGAAATCGTGGATGAGTCGGTCGCGGTACTGCGCTTCGGTGGCGGTTGCCAGGGCTGCTCCGCAGTCAGTCTGACCCTGAAGCAGGGTGTCGAGACCACCCTCAAGGAGCGGGTGCCGGAGATCACCGCGGTTCGGGATGTGACCGACCACTCCAACACCGAGAACGCCTACTACCAGTAA
- a CDS encoding TusE/DsrC/DsvC family sulfur relay protein, with translation MTKPTQPIRNNEGFLEDADAWRPDVALEIAAEDSLTLDENHWEIIYFLRDFYEEHEMSPPSNRLFVKAVKEAFGEEKGNSIYLMQLFPGTPAKTACRIAGLPRPTNCL, from the coding sequence ATGACCAAACCGACGCAACCGATACGGAATAACGAAGGGTTTCTGGAAGATGCCGACGCCTGGCGGCCGGACGTGGCCTTGGAGATCGCCGCGGAGGACAGCTTGACTCTCGATGAAAATCACTGGGAAATCATTTACTTCCTGCGTGATTTTTATGAAGAGCATGAAATGTCGCCGCCCTCCAATCGGCTGTTTGTCAAAGCGGTGAAAGAGGCGTTTGGCGAGGAGAAAGGCAACAGCATCTACCTGATGCAACTGTTTCCAGGAACGCCGGCGAAAACAGCCTGCCGGATTGCGGGATTGCCCCGCCCCACCAACTGCTTGTAG
- the tusB gene encoding sulfurtransferase complex subunit TusB has translation MNVIHTLHILNKTPEHPRFRECLGMLGPDDALALTENGVLALAGGQPFGLERVYALRTDLSARGLSATGATVQPIDYPDLVELTLEAKRVISW, from the coding sequence ATGAACGTGATCCATACCCTGCACATCCTGAACAAGACCCCGGAGCACCCCCGTTTTCGTGAATGCCTGGGCATGCTCGGGCCCGACGATGCGCTGGCCCTGACCGAGAACGGCGTGCTGGCCCTGGCCGGCGGCCAGCCTTTTGGCCTGGAGCGGGTCTACGCCCTGCGTACGGACCTGTCTGCCCGGGGCTTGTCGGCCACGGGCGCGACCGTGCAGCCAATCGACTATCCTGATTTAGTGGAACTGACCCTCGAAGCCAAACGCGTAATCAGCTGGTGA
- a CDS encoding DsrE family protein gives MGMLIVIDQPAYGTWAGREALDMAFSLAAFDQPVSLLFTGAGVSWLRKDQDPAGIDQKSVAKNLAAAPVFGIEAVMADRASCQRLGLDAGDMAAGVTLVDADAQLLSQFDQTAFSA, from the coding sequence ATGGGCATGCTCATCGTGATAGACCAACCTGCCTACGGCACCTGGGCCGGCCGTGAGGCGCTGGACATGGCCTTTTCCCTGGCGGCCTTCGACCAGCCGGTCTCCCTGCTGTTCACCGGTGCTGGCGTCAGCTGGCTGCGCAAGGATCAGGATCCGGCGGGCATTGACCAGAAATCCGTGGCCAAGAACCTGGCGGCCGCGCCGGTGTTCGGGATTGAGGCGGTGATGGCCGATCGGGCCTCCTGCCAGCGGCTCGGCTTGGACGCCGGAGACATGGCAGCGGGTGTCACCCTGGTCGACGCCGATGCGCAACTTTTGTCCCAGTTCGATCAAACCGCCTTTTCAGCCTGA
- the tusD gene encoding sulfurtransferase complex subunit TusD — translation MTDTDQHSFTLVITGAPYSSQAPQTALSFARAAVAARHRIDRVFLYGDGVHLASALVTPPSDETHWPNAWARFLTDHKVAGIACIASALRRGLVDEGEQKRYELTASNLLSPFSIAGLGEWVEGTVKSTRTLYFHGG, via the coding sequence ATGACCGATACCGACCAGCATTCCTTTACCCTGGTAATCACCGGCGCGCCCTATTCGTCCCAGGCGCCGCAGACGGCACTCAGTTTCGCCAGGGCGGCGGTAGCCGCGCGCCATCGCATCGACCGGGTGTTTCTCTACGGTGACGGCGTCCACCTCGCCTCGGCGCTCGTCACACCGCCATCGGACGAGACCCACTGGCCGAACGCCTGGGCCCGGTTTCTGACGGACCACAAGGTCGCGGGCATCGCCTGCATCGCCTCAGCGCTCCGGCGCGGGCTGGTGGACGAAGGCGAACAGAAACGTTACGAACTGACCGCCAGCAACCTGCTATCACCATTCAGCATTGCTGGACTCGGCGAATGGGTGGAAGGCACCGTCAAGTCCACCAGAACGCTCTACTTCCACGGGGGGTAA
- a CDS encoding Bax inhibitor-1/YccA family protein, with protein sequence MEDRRFGVQNTQSAYSAPQTERATTGISADAMKVLRNTYMLLGMTLAFSAVTAFFNMNGTHPGFLITIVGYIGLLFATYKLKNSPWGIVTTFALTGFMGYTLGPIIGAFVAAGASQIVAQALTLTAVAFVGLSATAIITKKDFSFLSSFLTAGAFVLIGAMLLAFFMESSVLHLAVSAGFTIFASIMILFETSQIIKGGERNYIIATVGLYVSIYNLFVSLLHLLSAFSGED encoded by the coding sequence ATGGAAGACAGACGATTCGGCGTTCAGAACACCCAGAGTGCCTATTCTGCCCCTCAGACAGAGCGTGCGACCACGGGTATCAGCGCTGATGCAATGAAGGTGCTGCGTAACACCTACATGCTGCTGGGCATGACCCTGGCCTTCTCGGCCGTGACCGCGTTCTTCAACATGAACGGCACTCACCCCGGCTTTCTGATCACCATTGTCGGGTACATCGGCCTGCTGTTCGCGACCTACAAGCTCAAGAATAGCCCCTGGGGTATCGTGACCACCTTCGCTCTGACCGGCTTCATGGGATACACCCTGGGGCCAATCATCGGCGCATTCGTGGCCGCAGGCGCGTCCCAGATTGTCGCCCAGGCCCTGACCTTGACCGCGGTTGCCTTCGTCGGCCTGTCCGCCACCGCGATCATCACCAAGAAGGACTTCAGCTTCCTGTCCAGCTTCCTGACCGCAGGCGCGTTCGTGCTGATTGGCGCGATGCTGCTGGCCTTCTTCATGGAAAGCTCGGTTCTGCACCTGGCGGTGTCTGCTGGCTTCACCATCTTTGCCTCGATCATGATTCTGTTCGAGACCAGTCAGATCATCAAAGGCGGCGAGCGTAACTACATCATCGCGACCGTCGGTCTGTACGTCTCGATCTACAACCTGTTCGTGAGCCTGCTGCACCTGCTCTCCGCCTTTAGCGGCGAAGACTGA
- a CDS encoding HIRAN domain-containing protein produces MRYDAIVAGTGFEGRANKIRLCAKPGTEIVLSPEPNNPYDPNAIAVYLKVRGWYSLFMKVEVQIGYIKKRLAASLTKRLAEGGQILAAEVKSLYLPLDHPRVTIAIYTDW; encoded by the coding sequence ATGCGATACGATGCGATCGTTGCCGGAACCGGCTTTGAAGGAAGGGCCAATAAGATCAGGCTGTGTGCAAAACCTGGAACTGAGATTGTTCTCTCTCCTGAGCCCAACAACCCCTATGATCCCAACGCCATCGCGGTCTATCTAAAAGTCCGGGGCTGGTACAGCTTGTTTATGAAAGTCGAAGTGCAGATCGGCTACATCAAGAAGAGACTGGCAGCGAGCTTAACCAAGAGACTGGCCGAGGGCGGGCAGATTTTGGCAGCGGAAGTGAAAAGCCTCTATCTCCCGCTAGACCACCCCAGAGTGACCATCGCCATCTATACAGATTGGTGA